Proteins from a single region of Dysosmobacter acutus:
- a CDS encoding GntR family transcriptional regulator, giving the protein MATNTTSVKEAIKDLIVKNRWSVGTRLPSIRELSDQLQINKSTVHTAYKLLEEEHWITIKHGDGAYVASCSEELDQDESIWDGVRRYVTTARLMGRSMEEVQQTFAGAIGDVYRKPLMRIAFVECSPYDLEGICNELRVKLPIEVTPLLVDDVLQKPELLSEFSLVCTTYYHIQELLSLQAQYPGKILAMHHLPNAKSVSEVTAYSKSARVGLVASNQQTLSLLRGFLLMYGYTHVQGVCDLDDPHALEQVFAASDVVVANYAAVSALHGIACAVPVITIQFHVDEDSIEHLRSTLAAL; this is encoded by the coding sequence ATGGCGACAAATACAACCTCTGTAAAAGAGGCCATCAAGGATCTCATTGTGAAAAACCGCTGGAGTGTGGGAACCCGGCTCCCCAGTATACGGGAGCTCTCTGACCAGCTCCAGATCAATAAAAGCACGGTCCACACCGCCTATAAGCTTTTGGAGGAGGAACACTGGATCACCATTAAGCATGGCGACGGAGCCTATGTGGCAAGCTGCAGCGAGGAACTGGACCAGGATGAGTCCATTTGGGATGGCGTGCGGCGTTATGTGACTACCGCCCGGCTGATGGGCCGCTCCATGGAGGAGGTGCAGCAGACGTTTGCCGGCGCCATAGGCGATGTCTACCGCAAGCCTCTGATGCGGATTGCTTTCGTGGAGTGCAGCCCTTACGATCTGGAGGGTATCTGCAACGAGTTGCGGGTCAAGCTTCCCATTGAGGTCACACCGCTGCTGGTGGACGATGTGCTGCAAAAGCCGGAACTGCTCTCTGAGTTTTCTCTGGTCTGCACCACCTATTACCACATCCAGGAGCTGCTCAGCCTCCAGGCGCAGTATCCGGGTAAAATTCTTGCCATGCACCACTTACCCAATGCCAAATCCGTCTCCGAGGTGACGGCCTACAGCAAGAGCGCCCGGGTGGGCCTGGTGGCCAGCAACCAGCAGACCCTTTCCCTGCTGCGCGGATTTCTGCTCATGTACGGGTACACCCATGTCCAGGGCGTATGCGATTTGGATGATCCCCATGCTTTGGAGCAGGTCTTCGCTGCAAGCGATGTGGTGGTGGCCAACTATGCCGCCGTCTCTGCTCTTCATGGGATTGCGTGTGCAGTGCCTGTTATCACCATACAGTTCCACGTAGATGAAGATTCCATCGAGCATCTACGCAGCACCCTGGCCGCGCTGTGA
- a CDS encoding prolyl-tRNA synthetase associated domain-containing protein, with product MYVTKAFENTPPEGELLPQERSAFDLLHQLNIPYVRVSSESADTMEKCAEVSRVLGVPICKNLFLCNRQKTEFYLLAMPPEKPFHTKDLSHQIGSARLSFAPEEMLWELLHVTPGSATILGLMHDRGHRVRLLMDRETYESEYISCHPCICTSSLKLRTSDILNVFLPYTGHEPTIVDL from the coding sequence ATGTACGTTACAAAAGCCTTTGAAAATACCCCCCCTGAGGGAGAGCTGCTGCCTCAGGAGCGGTCGGCCTTTGACCTGCTGCACCAGCTTAATATCCCCTACGTCCGGGTCTCCAGCGAAAGCGCCGACACCATGGAAAAGTGCGCCGAGGTCAGCCGGGTCTTAGGCGTGCCCATCTGCAAAAACCTCTTTTTGTGCAACCGGCAGAAGACGGAGTTCTACCTGCTGGCCATGCCGCCGGAAAAGCCCTTTCACACCAAGGACCTGTCCCATCAGATCGGCTCGGCCCGGCTCTCCTTTGCGCCGGAGGAGATGCTCTGGGAGCTGCTCCACGTCACCCCCGGCTCCGCCACCATCTTAGGACTGATGCACGACCGCGGCCACCGCGTCCGATTGCTGATGGACCGGGAGACCTATGAATCGGAATACATCTCCTGCCACCCGTGCATCTGCACGTCCTCTTTGAAACTCAGGACAAGTGATATTCTGAATGTATTCCTGCCCTACACCGGCCACGAGCCCACCATTGTGGACCTGTAG
- the murC gene encoding UDP-N-acetylmuramate--L-alanine ligase produces MMNNPKNVREYLRPGLRVHLAGIGGVSMCPLAEVLRGMGLAVQGSDMAEGDLVRHLRTLGIPVAIGHSAENLGECDFVIRSAAIHDDNPEISGAVARGIPVYERAQAWGAIMQHYPNALCVAGTHGKTTTTCMCTHVFMAAQSDPTVMIGGTLPLLHSGYRVGKGDTIILESCEYCNSFLSFYPTVAVILNVEADHLDFFRDLEDVEHSFRRFAELVPPSGYVVANGDDPGVRESLRELDRPVFTFGLGAGADCAVENLSEIEGRPVFDVTVQGRHYAHVELHVYGRHNIYNALAAAAAAYVLGLPASAVEEGLSAFTGAGRRFEYKGRYHGADVYDDYAHHPGELHALLTTASGLGYQRIICAFQPHTYSRTHALFDEFVQELKLPDVAVLAEIYAAREKNTIGISSADLCRNIPGSVYCSTLDKVADALEELARPGDLILTVGAGDIYRAGEKLLERD; encoded by the coding sequence ATGATGAATAATCCGAAAAACGTACGCGAATACCTGCGGCCCGGCCTGCGGGTTCATCTGGCCGGGATCGGCGGTGTGTCCATGTGCCCTCTGGCGGAAGTGCTTCGCGGGATGGGCCTGGCAGTCCAGGGCTCGGACATGGCGGAGGGCGATTTGGTCCGTCACCTGCGTACCCTTGGAATTCCCGTCGCAATCGGCCACAGCGCGGAAAACTTGGGCGAATGCGACTTTGTGATCCGCAGCGCCGCCATTCACGACGACAATCCCGAGATTTCCGGCGCCGTGGCCCGGGGAATCCCGGTCTATGAGCGGGCCCAGGCCTGGGGCGCCATCATGCAGCACTATCCCAACGCCCTGTGCGTGGCGGGCACCCACGGCAAAACCACCACCACCTGCATGTGCACCCATGTCTTCATGGCCGCCCAGTCGGACCCCACGGTCATGATCGGCGGCACGCTGCCTCTGCTCCATTCCGGCTACCGGGTGGGAAAAGGCGATACCATCATCCTTGAGTCCTGCGAATACTGCAACTCCTTTCTCTCTTTCTACCCCACCGTGGCGGTGATTTTAAATGTGGAGGCCGACCACTTGGACTTCTTCAGGGACCTTGAGGACGTGGAGCACTCCTTCCGGCGCTTCGCGGAGCTGGTTCCTCCCTCCGGCTACGTGGTGGCCAATGGCGACGACCCGGGCGTCAGGGAGTCCCTCCGGGAGCTGGATCGTCCGGTCTTCACCTTCGGCCTGGGCGCCGGCGCCGACTGCGCGGTCGAAAATCTCAGCGAGATTGAGGGCCGCCCGGTCTTTGATGTAACGGTCCAGGGTCGCCATTACGCCCACGTGGAGCTCCATGTCTACGGAAGACACAACATCTACAACGCCCTGGCCGCAGCGGCCGCGGCGTATGTCCTTGGACTGCCCGCCTCAGCGGTGGAAGAGGGCCTCTCCGCCTTCACCGGCGCCGGACGCCGGTTCGAGTACAAGGGCCGCTACCACGGGGCGGACGTTTATGACGACTACGCCCATCACCCAGGAGAGCTCCATGCCCTGCTCACCACCGCCAGTGGTCTGGGCTACCAGCGGATCATCTGCGCCTTCCAGCCCCACACCTACTCCCGCACCCACGCCCTTTTTGACGAATTTGTCCAGGAGCTGAAGCTGCCGGACGTGGCGGTGCTGGCTGAGATTTACGCGGCCCGGGAGAAAAACACCATCGGCATCTCCTCCGCCGACCTGTGCCGGAATATCCCCGGTTCCGTCTACTGCTCCACCCTGGATAAAGTGGCTGACGCACTGGAGGAGCTGGCCCGCCCCGGAGACCTGATACTGACCGTGGGGGCGGGGGACATCTACCGGGCCGGAGAAAAATTGTTGGAGAGGGATTGA
- a CDS encoding CCA tRNA nucleotidyltransferase yields MKKVIPQDVAEVLARLSRSGYEAWCVGGCVRDALLGAEPQDWDVTTSALPEQVERIFPGRTIPTGVKHGTVTVRSGGRSIEVTTFRRDGAYLDGRHPEHVTFTASLREDLARRDFTVNAMAMNADGTIVDCWGGREDLRRGIIRCVGEAERRFEEDALRIMRALRFAAVLGFTIERETSYALRRDRERLRAIAAERIYTEFTKLICGKHMAPILREYPDVLAVFLPEIGPMVGFDQRNPHHCYDLWEHTIRAMEAVPPEAVLRYTMLLHDIGKVKSFTVDEKGIGHFYGHPRLSREMAEAIARRLKMDNERRELILTLVEWHDRVIPRTEKGVARALRKLGEERFRLLLQVKRADNMAQASQAFQTEIDRTEELCARLVGQGRCLSLRQLAVNGRDLMELGYRGTEIGRELEHLLDLVVDGVRANDRRELLDIARRGKSGQKDGSF; encoded by the coding sequence GTGAAGAAAGTGATTCCACAGGATGTTGCCGAGGTGCTGGCAAGACTCTCCCGTTCCGGATATGAGGCCTGGTGCGTGGGCGGCTGCGTTCGGGACGCGCTTTTGGGCGCGGAGCCCCAGGACTGGGATGTGACCACCAGCGCCCTGCCGGAGCAGGTGGAGCGGATTTTTCCCGGCAGAACGATCCCCACGGGCGTCAAGCACGGCACCGTCACCGTCCGCAGCGGCGGTCGGAGCATTGAGGTGACTACCTTCCGGCGGGATGGGGCGTATCTGGATGGCCGTCACCCGGAACACGTGACCTTCACCGCCTCTTTGAGGGAGGACCTTGCCCGGCGGGACTTTACGGTGAACGCCATGGCCATGAATGCGGACGGGACCATCGTGGACTGCTGGGGCGGCCGGGAGGACCTGCGCCGGGGGATCATCCGATGCGTGGGGGAGGCGGAGCGCCGGTTTGAGGAGGATGCGCTGCGGATCATGCGGGCGCTGCGCTTTGCCGCGGTCCTGGGCTTTACCATTGAACGGGAGACCTCCTACGCCCTCCGGCGCGACCGGGAACGGCTGCGCGCCATTGCGGCGGAGCGGATTTATACGGAGTTCACCAAGCTCATCTGCGGGAAGCACATGGCCCCGATCTTACGGGAGTATCCCGATGTGCTGGCGGTTTTCCTGCCGGAAATCGGGCCCATGGTGGGCTTTGACCAGCGAAACCCCCATCACTGCTATGACCTGTGGGAGCACACCATCCGTGCCATGGAGGCCGTCCCTCCCGAGGCGGTCCTCCGCTATACCATGCTGCTGCACGATATTGGGAAGGTAAAAAGCTTTACAGTAGATGAGAAGGGGATCGGGCACTTTTACGGCCATCCCCGGCTCAGCCGGGAGATGGCCGAAGCCATAGCGCGCCGGCTGAAGATGGACAACGAGCGCCGGGAGCTGATTCTCACCTTGGTGGAGTGGCACGACCGGGTGATTCCCCGCACGGAGAAAGGCGTTGCCCGGGCGCTGCGGAAGCTGGGGGAGGAGAGGTTCCGCCTGCTGCTCCAGGTGAAGCGGGCGGACAATATGGCCCAGGCCAGCCAGGCCTTTCAAACAGAGATAGACAGGACGGAGGAACTCTGCGCCAGACTGGTGGGGCAGGGGAGGTGCCTGTCTTTGCGGCAGCTGGCGGTCAACGGCCGGGACCTGATGGAGCTGGGCTACCGGGGGACGGAGATCGGCCGGGAGCTGGAGCACCTTTTGGACCTGGTGGTGGACGGCGTCAGGGCAAACGACCGCCGGGAGCTGCTGGACATCGCCCGGCGGGGGAAGAGCGGACAAAAGGACGGCTCTTTTTGA
- a CDS encoding YjjG family noncanonical pyrimidine nucleotidase, whose translation MSRYPYLLLDADHTLFDFNRADRLAFSATSRYGGFPDTQEMYEAFSRINQGLWNQFDQGLITKEFLVVERFVRFLKAIGSSADPEGCNSVQLESLSRGSFLLPHAEEVCRTLSRTHQLYIVTNAVASVQKGRLSGSAIAPYIKAAFISEEAGAGKPDPAYFDYVFSRIDGITRENCLMVGDSIATDIRGANNAGLPCCWFNPNGLKPPADLRIDYTISDLRELCQIV comes from the coding sequence ATGAGCAGATACCCTTATCTTTTGTTGGACGCGGACCACACGCTTTTCGACTTCAACCGCGCCGACCGTCTGGCCTTTTCCGCCACCAGCCGCTACGGCGGTTTTCCCGACACCCAAGAGATGTATGAGGCCTTTTCCCGGATCAACCAGGGTCTCTGGAATCAGTTCGATCAGGGTCTTATCACCAAGGAGTTTCTGGTGGTGGAGCGATTTGTCCGCTTTCTGAAAGCCATCGGATCCAGCGCCGACCCGGAGGGCTGCAACAGCGTCCAGTTGGAATCCCTGAGCCGCGGTTCCTTTCTCCTGCCCCACGCGGAGGAGGTCTGCCGAACTCTCTCCCGGACCCACCAGCTCTATATCGTCACCAACGCCGTGGCCTCGGTGCAGAAAGGACGCCTCTCCGGCAGTGCCATTGCGCCGTACATAAAAGCCGCCTTTATATCAGAGGAGGCCGGCGCCGGCAAGCCGGACCCGGCCTATTTTGACTATGTCTTCTCCCGCATCGACGGCATTACCCGGGAAAACTGCCTAATGGTGGGCGATTCCATCGCCACGGACATCCGGGGCGCCAACAATGCCGGGCTCCCCTGCTGCTGGTTCAACCCCAATGGGCTGAAGCCTCCGGCGGACCTGCGGATCGACTATACCATCTCCGATCTGCGGGAGCTCTGCCAGATCGTATGA
- a CDS encoding dipicolinate synthase subunit DpsA, with amino-acid sequence MKRTFALLGGDTRQTCLARLIAEDGHQVITWGVPDCDAGALKETAEAQCVLLPLPLSRERGMLNCTKETLALAQLWRVLTPSQLICAGQAGPEAIQGAKEQGLELEDYFLREELTVINAVATAEGALQLAMEHLPVTLWGTECIVIGYGRIGKLLARRLRGLGASVTVAARSYAARSWALADGMKAISTEDLTGKLRNPRLIFNTAPSLILNRGLLRQLPPKCLCIDLASRQGIDGAAAEELGIPFLWARGLPGKAAPETAAAAIRDAVYHILEERGETV; translated from the coding sequence ATGAAACGGACATTTGCATTGCTTGGCGGAGATACGCGGCAAACCTGCCTCGCGCGGCTGATAGCAGAGGACGGACATCAAGTGATTACATGGGGGGTACCGGATTGTGACGCCGGTGCCCTGAAAGAGACTGCGGAGGCACAGTGCGTGCTTTTGCCGCTGCCGCTGTCCCGGGAGAGAGGCATGCTTAACTGCACCAAGGAAACGCTTGCGCTTGCGCAGCTGTGGCGTGTTTTAACACCGTCCCAACTGATCTGCGCCGGCCAGGCCGGACCCGAAGCCATACAGGGTGCGAAAGAACAGGGACTGGAACTGGAGGATTATTTTCTTCGTGAGGAGCTCACGGTGATCAATGCGGTTGCCACCGCGGAGGGAGCGCTCCAGCTGGCTATGGAGCACTTGCCTGTTACATTGTGGGGCACGGAGTGCATAGTGATCGGCTACGGCCGGATCGGAAAGCTCCTTGCCCGCCGGCTCCGTGGATTGGGCGCCTCCGTCACAGTTGCGGCAAGAAGCTATGCGGCCCGCTCCTGGGCCCTGGCAGACGGCATGAAGGCCATTTCCACAGAAGACCTGACGGGAAAGCTTCGAAATCCCCGGCTGATATTCAACACCGCCCCCTCTCTCATCCTGAATCGCGGCCTTTTGCGGCAGCTGCCGCCGAAGTGCCTGTGCATAGACCTTGCCTCCCGGCAGGGGATCGACGGCGCGGCGGCGGAGGAGCTGGGGATCCCATTCCTGTGGGCCCGGGGTTTGCCGGGAAAAGCTGCGCCGGAGACAGCTGCCGCCGCGATCCGGGATGCGGTATATCATATTCTCGAAGAACGAGGTGAGACCGTTTGA
- a CDS encoding dipicolinate synthase subunit B — protein sequence MKTERVGFAICGSFCTHDRILSELEQITREYATVIPILSEISAATDTRFGEAEAFVEKVEAITGTKAWKDIPSVEPIGPQGLLDVLVIAPCTGNTIAKLANGITDTAVTMAAKAHLRNGRPVVIAMASNDGLSGGAKNIGELLVRKNYYFVPFGQDNALSKPCSLMADFTLISATVEEAMRGRQIQPLLLG from the coding sequence TTGAAAACGGAACGAGTGGGGTTCGCAATTTGCGGCTCCTTCTGCACCCATGACCGAATACTTAGTGAGCTGGAACAGATAACCCGGGAGTACGCCACCGTCATCCCCATTTTGTCGGAGATCAGCGCGGCGACCGATACCCGGTTCGGCGAGGCCGAGGCCTTTGTGGAAAAAGTGGAGGCAATCACCGGCACAAAGGCCTGGAAGGATATTCCGTCGGTGGAGCCCATCGGCCCTCAGGGCCTGCTGGATGTGCTGGTGATTGCACCGTGCACGGGAAACACCATTGCCAAACTGGCCAACGGCATTACGGACACCGCCGTCACCATGGCGGCAAAGGCACATTTGCGCAACGGCCGCCCTGTGGTCATCGCCATGGCAAGCAACGACGGATTGTCCGGCGGCGCGAAAAACATCGGCGAGCTGCTGGTGCGGAAAAACTATTACTTTGTGCCCTTTGGGCAGGACAACGCCCTGTCAAAGCCCTGTTCGCTGATGGCGGATTTCACGCTGATATCCGCCACGGTGGAAGAGGCGATGCGGGGCCGCCAGATTCAGCCTCTCCTTTTGGGCTGA
- a CDS encoding TetR/AcrR family transcriptional regulator C-terminal domain-containing protein — MAQTTKRALADSMKKLLAKSPLDKITVKDLVEDCGVNRQTFYYHFHDVYDLVEWIFREELAEIAREEINYSSWSEVLYRLADHLTQNRALILNVYNSVSHGEVTRYVNKAMRPYVAAVVEEQAEGVKVSLENREFVTDLCTRGAAGLMCNWIETGMRRSQLLRLEKFERAVDGSLRLMLKNFEEK; from the coding sequence ATGGCGCAGACCACAAAGAGGGCCCTTGCAGACTCCATGAAAAAGCTGTTGGCGAAAAGTCCCCTGGATAAAATCACGGTGAAAGACCTTGTGGAGGACTGCGGCGTGAACCGCCAGACCTTCTACTACCACTTTCACGATGTGTACGACCTGGTGGAATGGATTTTTCGGGAGGAACTTGCCGAAATTGCCAGGGAGGAGATCAATTACAGCAGCTGGAGCGAGGTGCTCTACCGCCTCGCAGATCACCTGACCCAGAACCGGGCCCTGATCCTGAACGTATATAACTCCGTCTCCCACGGGGAAGTGACCCGGTACGTAAACAAGGCGATGCGCCCCTATGTGGCGGCCGTCGTGGAGGAGCAGGCTGAAGGCGTTAAGGTCTCCCTGGAAAACCGGGAATTTGTGACGGACCTCTGCACCAGGGGGGCCGCCGGCCTCATGTGCAACTGGATTGAAACCGGTATGCGCCGGTCCCAGCTGCTGCGGCTGGAGAAGTTTGAGCGGGCTGTGGACGGGAGCCTGAGACTGATGCTGAAAAACTTTGAGGAAAAATAA
- a CDS encoding radical SAM protein — MNLTNAIKKLSLNKAYEYLDRDPENNIPKMLDLAEKLDQDGGIARQLGPVRQALSDPDNNWFQLAKSLWTDVDSEVRKTLFTNFVVNANMISNPKLTENREKYGCNIPWAILMDPTSACNLHCTGCWAAEYGNRMNMSFDELDSIIEQGKALGTYMYIYSGGEPLVRKDDLIALCNKHSDCQFLAFTNGTLIDEAFADEMLRVKNFVPAISVEGFEEDTDFRRGKETFEKLRRGTEILREKKLPFGVSCCYTSRNYKMIGSEEYFDAMVEWGAKFAWFFTYMPVGVGAPTDLMATAEQREFMYRRIREFRKTKPLFTMDFWNDGEYVQGCIAGGRCYLHINANGDIEPCAFIHYSDSNIREKTLIEAYRSPMFMAYHNNQPFNENHLRPCPLLDNPGRLTQMVESSGAHSTDLQDPEDVHDLTEKCREKAEKWAPVADHLWECSHGCASCVGCQKEGK; from the coding sequence ATGAACCTCACCAATGCCATTAAAAAACTCTCCCTGAACAAGGCCTATGAATATCTGGACCGGGACCCGGAGAATAACATCCCCAAAATGCTGGATCTGGCAGAGAAGCTGGATCAGGACGGTGGGATTGCCCGCCAGCTGGGTCCGGTCCGCCAGGCGCTCTCCGACCCGGACAACAACTGGTTCCAACTGGCCAAAAGTCTGTGGACCGACGTGGACAGTGAGGTGCGCAAGACGCTTTTCACCAATTTTGTGGTGAACGCCAATATGATTTCCAATCCAAAACTGACGGAAAACCGGGAAAAATACGGATGCAATATCCCCTGGGCCATTTTGATGGACCCCACTTCCGCCTGCAACCTGCACTGCACCGGCTGTTGGGCGGCGGAGTACGGCAATCGGATGAACATGTCCTTTGATGAGCTGGACTCCATCATCGAGCAGGGCAAGGCCCTTGGCACCTATATGTACATCTACTCCGGCGGCGAGCCCCTGGTCCGAAAGGACGATCTCATCGCGCTGTGCAACAAACACTCCGACTGCCAGTTTTTGGCCTTTACCAACGGCACGCTGATCGACGAGGCATTTGCCGATGAGATGCTGCGGGTCAAGAATTTTGTGCCGGCCATCTCCGTGGAGGGGTTTGAAGAGGACACGGATTTCCGCCGGGGGAAGGAAACATTTGAAAAGCTGCGCCGCGGCACGGAGATCCTGCGGGAGAAAAAGCTGCCCTTTGGCGTCTCCTGCTGCTATACCAGCAGGAATTATAAGATGATCGGCTCGGAGGAGTATTTTGACGCCATGGTGGAGTGGGGCGCGAAATTCGCTTGGTTTTTCACCTATATGCCCGTTGGAGTGGGGGCCCCCACCGATCTGATGGCCACTGCGGAGCAGAGGGAGTTTATGTACCGCCGCATCCGGGAGTTTAGAAAGACCAAGCCGTTGTTCACCATGGACTTCTGGAACGATGGGGAATACGTGCAGGGGTGCATTGCCGGCGGCCGCTGTTACCTCCACATCAACGCCAACGGCGACATCGAGCCCTGTGCGTTTATCCACTATTCCGACTCCAACATCCGGGAGAAGACACTGATAGAAGCCTATCGGTCCCCTATGTTCATGGCTTATCACAACAACCAGCCCTTCAATGAAAACCATCTGCGCCCCTGCCCGCTGCTGGACAATCCGGGCCGCCTAACCCAAATGGTGGAGAGCTCCGGCGCCCATTCCACAGACCTCCAGGACCCGGAGGATGTCCATGACCTTACAGAAAAATGCAGGGAGAAAGCGGAGAAGTGGGCACCTGTGGCGGATCACCTCTGGGAATGTTCTCACGGCTGCGCCTCCTGCGTCGGCTGCCAGAAAGAAGGAAAGTAA
- a CDS encoding VanW family protein, protein MQLQKNKVTNLRLAVARLDGLILHPGETFSYWRLIGKPSRRKGYLDGMVLFLGRIGSDVGGGLCQLSNLIFWMTLHTPLTVIERYRHSHDVFPDSNRTQPFGSGATCAYPHRDLMIRNDTEQDIQLCLRVTETHLEGEWRSMEAPAVRYQIVERDARMEQGYWGGYVRHNALYRKIFDISGALLEEQFLFTNDAIMMYSPLLPQTETK, encoded by the coding sequence ATGCAGCTGCAAAAGAATAAGGTTACAAATTTACGGTTGGCGGTAGCCCGCTTAGACGGCTTGATTCTCCATCCGGGTGAGACCTTCAGCTATTGGAGGCTGATCGGTAAACCCAGCCGGAGAAAGGGGTATCTGGATGGAATGGTGCTCTTTTTAGGGCGGATTGGAAGTGATGTGGGTGGGGGCCTGTGCCAGCTGTCTAACCTGATTTTCTGGATGACACTTCACACACCTTTGACTGTGATTGAGCGCTACCGCCATTCTCACGATGTATTTCCGGACTCCAACCGGACACAGCCCTTTGGCAGCGGGGCCACCTGTGCCTATCCCCACCGTGATCTGATGATTCGAAATGATACAGAGCAGGATATTCAGCTTTGTCTCCGGGTGACTGAGACGCATCTGGAGGGTGAGTGGCGGTCCATGGAGGCGCCCGCAGTCCGCTATCAAATTGTGGAGCGGGATGCCAGGATGGAGCAGGGCTATTGGGGCGGGTATGTGCGTCACAACGCCCTGTACCGTAAAATCTTTGATATATCCGGGGCACTTCTTGAGGAGCAGTTTCTTTTCACCAATGATGCCATCATGATGTACAGCCCGCTGTTGCCGCAGACAGAGACAAAATAG
- a CDS encoding oxaloacetate decarboxylase subunit alpha: MEFLSNKPLLITDTILRDAHQSQAATRMRLEDMLPACEVLDSIGYYSLECWGGATFDSCMRFLNEDPWERLRALRKALPNTKLQMLFRGQNILGYKHYADDVVDAFCRKSIENGIDIIRIFDALNDIRNLEQAIKSTKKYGGQVEATLSYTISPIHSEEYFVKLAKELEEMGADAICVKDMANLLLPMDAYSLVKHLKETVSVPIHLHTHNTTGTGDMVYLMAAMAGVDIVDTALSPMANGTSQPATESLVATLKGTPRDTGLDLGKMSEAAKHFRKVADRLQAEGSLDPKVLHVDTNTLLYQVPGGMLSNLISQLKQAGKEDQYYDVLAEIPRVRKDFGYPPLVTPSSQIVGTQAVMNVITGQRYKTFPKESKAMLRGEYGKLPGEINEEVRAKAGIAPEDVITCRPADLLEPELEKYRAEYKDIAKSEEDILSLALFPQVAPKFLDYRDNPHKEEPVAPPAAAADPNAVRELYVEDCSC; this comes from the coding sequence ATGGAATTTTTAAGCAACAAGCCCCTGCTGATCACCGACACCATTCTCCGCGACGCGCATCAGTCCCAGGCCGCCACCAGAATGCGGCTGGAGGATATGCTGCCTGCCTGTGAGGTGTTGGACAGCATCGGCTACTACTCCCTGGAGTGCTGGGGCGGCGCAACGTTTGACAGCTGCATGCGCTTCCTCAACGAGGACCCCTGGGAGCGCCTGCGCGCCCTGCGCAAGGCCCTTCCCAACACCAAGCTGCAGATGCTCTTCCGCGGCCAGAACATCCTTGGCTACAAGCACTATGCCGACGATGTGGTCGACGCCTTCTGCCGCAAGTCCATTGAAAACGGCATTGACATCATCCGCATCTTCGATGCCCTCAACGACATCCGCAACCTGGAGCAGGCCATCAAGTCCACCAAGAAATACGGTGGCCAGGTGGAAGCCACCCTCTCCTATACCATCTCCCCCATCCACAGTGAGGAGTACTTTGTCAAGCTGGCAAAGGAGCTGGAGGAAATGGGCGCCGACGCCATTTGCGTCAAGGACATGGCCAATCTGCTCCTGCCCATGGACGCCTACTCCCTTGTAAAGCATCTGAAGGAAACGGTCTCCGTTCCCATTCACCTGCACACCCACAACACCACCGGCACCGGCGATATGGTCTATCTGATGGCCGCCATGGCCGGCGTGGACATTGTGGATACCGCTCTGTCCCCCATGGCCAACGGCACCTCTCAGCCGGCTACAGAGTCTCTGGTGGCCACGCTGAAGGGTACTCCCCGGGATACCGGCTTGGACCTTGGCAAGATGAGCGAAGCCGCCAAGCATTTCCGCAAGGTGGCCGACCGGCTGCAGGCTGAGGGCTCTTTGGATCCCAAGGTTCTCCATGTGGACACCAACACGCTGCTCTATCAGGTTCCCGGCGGTATGCTCAGCAACCTGATCTCCCAGCTGAAGCAGGCTGGGAAAGAGGATCAGTATTACGACGTCCTGGCCGAAATTCCCCGGGTCCGCAAAGATTTCGGTTATCCTCCCCTGGTGACCCCCTCCTCACAGATCGTGGGCACCCAGGCTGTCATGAACGTCATCACCGGCCAGCGCTACAAGACTTTCCCCAAGGAGTCCAAGGCCATGCTCCGCGGCGAGTACGGCAAGCTGCCCGGTGAGATCAATGAGGAGGTCCGCGCCAAAGCGGGCATCGCTCCTGAGGACGTGATTACCTGCCGGCCTGCCGATCTTCTGGAGCCTGAGTTGGAGAAGTATCGTGCGGAGTATAAGGACATCGCCAAGAGTGAGGAGGACATCCTCAGCTTGGCCCTGTTCCCCCAGGTCGCTCCCAAATTCCTGGATTACCGGGACAATCCCCACAAGGAGGAGCCTGTGGCCCCCCCCGCTGCCGCCGCAGATCCCAACGCGGTCCGCGAGCTGTATGTGGAGGATTGCAGCTGCTGA